One window from the genome of Malus domestica chromosome 01, GDT2T_hap1 encodes:
- the LOC114822973 gene encoding uncharacterized protein, producing the protein MAADTQQWAVEQPQSRFVFKMSNGSPYDPYSNFYNPGWRDHPNLKCDKDQHSRPQFQQQVQQPAAPKAAWEVAIEKLANTTTQEIQNLQPKRDSRNVENSANLKDSEQHLNSSENGADTVMDCVYEPPMPYPERLKPKVKDQQLTYFMKTLSKVQINLPLIDAIKNILSYAKFLKDVCTKKKKLVDFEKVILTEQCSVVLLHKLPPKKQDPGSFTISCTIGNAHFKRALIDIGASINLMPFSVFQRLGQGEIKPTSVILQLADRLVAYPRGNIEDLIIKVDNLYLPADFMILDMDEDIQTPIILGRPFMATARTLIDVEAGTLTLRVQDQSVVFSLFEATKRPSDVQDCMHVDVLDSVLHAEIIPRLTSDPLLNVLHGFENKNTEDEEVFEYVSALESVPFQPPHWRHVFESLGEPKKLLQPSRVQSPKLELKVLPEHLKYAYLGADSSLPVIIAADLSSTEEDKLLRILKSYQDAISWTIADIKGISSTICMHKLLMEDGVKPAIDA; encoded by the exons atggcagCAGATACTCAGCAGTGGGCAGTTGAGCAGCCACAATCTAGGTTTGTTTTTAAGATGTCTAACGGCTCTCC ATATGACCCGTATTCGAATTTCTACAacccaggttggagagatcatcctaatCTAAAGTGCGACAAAGATCAGCACTCTAGGCCTCAATTTCAACAGCAGGTACAACAACCTGCTGCAcctaaggctgcttgggaggttgcaattgaaaaattggcaaatactaccactcaagaaattcaaaatctacAG CCAAAAAGAGATTCGAGAAATGTTGAAAATTCAGCCAATTTGAAAGATTCTGAACAGCATTTGAACAGTTCTGAAAATGGTGCAGATACTGTTATGGATTGTGTATATGAGCCACCTATGCCTTATCCCGAACGGTTGAAGCCTAAAGTCAAAGATCAACAATTGACATATTTTATGAAGACTTTGTCTAAGGTTCAGATTAATCTACCGTTAATTGATGCCATCAAGAACATTTTGtcttatgccaagtttttgaaggatgtttgcacaaagaaaaagaagctcgttgattttgagaaagtgaTTCTTACAGAACAATGCAGCGTTGTTCTATTACACAAGTTGCCCCCAAAGAAACaagatccagggagttttacaatttcaTGCACAATTGGAAATGCTCATTTTAAACGTGCTTTAATTGATATAGGTGCTAGTATTAATTTAAtgcctttttctgtttttcagagactaggacaaggagaaatcaaGCCTACATCAGTTATTCTACAACTAGCGGACCGTTTAGTAGCTTATCCTAGGGGAAATATTGAAGACCTAATTATTAAAGTGGATAATCTCTATCTTCCTGCAGATTTTATGATTttggatatggatgaagatATACAAACACCGATTATTTTGGGACGCCCTTTCATGGCAACTGCTCGAACGTTAATTGATGTAGAGGCTGGAACACTTACACTTAGAGTGCAAGATCAATCTGTTGTGTTCAGTTTGTTTGAAGCTACTAAAAGGCCAAGTGATGTGCAAGATTGTATGCATGTTGATGTGCTTGACAGCGTATTGCATGCTGAAATTATTCCACGTTTGACATCTGATCCATTGTTAAATGTGTTGCATGGGTTTGAGAATAAAAATACAGAAGATGAAGAGGTTTTTGAGTATGTTTCAGCATTGGAAAGTGTTCCTTTTCAACCCCCACATTGGAGGCACGTTTTTGAGAGTTTGGGGGAACCCAAAAAGCTGTTGCAGCCTTCTAGGGTACAGTCACCTAAACTGGAGTTAAAAGTGCTTCCAGAACACTTGAAATATGCTTATTTGGGTGCAGATTCTTCGCTGCCAGTTATTATAGCTGCTGATTTATCATCAACAGAGGAAGATAAATTGTTGCGCATTTTAAAGAGTTATCAAGATGCAATTAGTTGGACTATAGCTGACATTAAAGGGATCAGCTCTACAATTTGTATGCACAAACTTTTGATGGAAGATGGAGTAAAACCTGCCATTGACGCTTAA
- the LOC139196258 gene encoding uncharacterized protein, producing the protein MGLFPSSHGNHYILVAVEYVSKWVKAIAAPTNQGSVVLKFLQGVIFPHFGIPRVILSDGGKHFINKPFANLLAKYGINHRVATPYHPQTSGQVEVSNRELKCILEKTVGSTHKDWSLKLNDALWAYRTAYKTPIGMSPFRLIYGKACHLPMELEHKAYWAIKELNFSYDSAGEQRKLQLNELEEIRQGAYERKLKSRWTGPCLVTKIFSHGAVEISNQAQGNAFKVNGHRLKPYVESPFDTAYESLTLKEPVI; encoded by the exons atgggactATTTCCATCTTCCCATGGGAACCACTATATTTTAGTTGCGGTGGAATATGTTTCTAAGTGGGTTAAGGCCATTGCAGCACCAACTAATCAGGGATCAGTGGTCTTGAAGTTCCTCCAAGGGGTTATATTTCCACATTTTGGAATTCCACGTGTTATTCTTAGTGATGGGGGGAAGCATTTTATTAATAAACCATTTGCTAATTTGTTGGCAAAATATGGGATTAATCATCGTGTggctacaccttatcatccacagACATCTGGTCAAGTGGAAGTTTCAAACAGAGAATTAAAATGCATTTTGGAGAAAACAGTTGGTTCAACacataaagattggagtttaaaattaaatgatgcattgtgggcctaCAGGACAGCTTATAAGACTCCTATTGGGATGTCACCATTTCGACTCATTTATGGGAAAGCATGTCATCTACCTATGGAGCTTGAGCATAAGGCTTACTGGGCAATTAAAGAGTTAAATTTTTCGTATGACTCAGCTGGAGAACAACGTAAATTGCAGCTCAATGAGCTGGAGGAAATTCGTCAGGGTGCTTATGAAA GGAAATTGAAATCTCGCTGGACTGGGCCATGTTTGGTTACTAAAATCTTTTCTCATGGGGCAGTTGAAATATCTAATCAGGCTCAAGGCAACgcattcaaggtgaatggtcaCAGGCTGAAACCATATGTGGAGTCACCGTTCGATACTGCATACGAGTCTTTGACTCTGAAGGAACCAGTGATCTAG